ACTCACGGCCATCCTGCTGATGGGGTTGTTGCCCGCAGTGGTAATGGCCCTGGATGAACCGCATAACCTGAAACTACTGGGCCATTCCGCGCTTGAAAACCCTTCGCTGGCACTGGACGAAGCCGACTGGCAGTGGTTGCGCGAGCGGCGGGTGCTGGCGATGGGGGTGTCCAAGCCCGATTACGCGCCCTTTGACCTGAGCAACAATAATCACGAGTTCGAAGGCATCACCGCCGACTATGCGGCGTTGATCGGCCAGGCGTTGAATATCGTCATTGAGGTACGACGTTATGACACCCGAGATGATGTAATCGCAGCCCTCAAGGCGGGCACCGTGGATTTTGTCGGGTCGGCCAATGGGTATGAGGCGGCCGACCCACAATTGGTGCTGTCGCGCTCCTACGCCAATGATCAACCTGCGCTGGTGACACGCGTAGGAGACAGTCACGCGTTAAGCAGCGATCTTTCGGGCAAGCGCGTGGCGATGCTCTACCACTACATGCAGCCTGATGTGGTCCGGGCGTTCTACCCTCATGCGCAATTGCTGTTGTTTGCCTCGACCTTCGAAGCCATCGGGGCCGTTGCGTTCGGCCAGGCGGATGTCTACCTGGGGGATGCCATCAGCACCCGCTATCTGATCAACAAGAATCACCTCAATAATGTGCGCATGGCGGATTTTTCCGCGCTGGAGGTTAACCCGTTCGGGTTCGCCTTCACCAAGGACAACACGCGCTTGCTGCGCATCATCAACACCGCGCTGGCCGCTGTTCCGGCCAACCAGCAGATGGATATTCTGCGCCGCTGGAGTGCCGGCAGCAGCGGGTTTCTGGAGGCCGATCGACTGCGCTTGAGTGGCCGTGAGCAGCGCTGGCTGGAGAAGCATCCGCGGGTAAAAGTTGCCGTGCTCGACAAATTTGTCCCGTTGTCTTTTTTCAACGAGCAGAGGCAGTTTGAAGGGTTGAGCGCCGAAGTGCTGTCGCGCATCAGCTTGCGTACGGGTTTGAAGTTTGATATCGAGCAGGACAGTTCGCTGCCTCGGCAAATCGACAATGCCAATGTCGGCCTCGTTGACATGATGGCGGTTGTCACGCCGAGCGCCGAGCGCTCCGACAAGATCCGGTTCACCCGGCCTTACCTGTCCAATCCTTATGTGCTGGTGGTGCGCGCCGACGATGAGCGCGTGGTTACGCCGGAGAACCTGTCTGGCAAACGTCTGGCATTGATCCGCGGCGATAGCCTTGCTGCGCAAATCAGCCGGGACTACCCCGACATCAGGTTTGTCGATGTCGTGAACCCTGAGCAAGCCATGGAGTTGGTAGCCAATGGCAATGTCGATGCAGCCGCGGTCTTGCTGATCAGTGCGCGCTACAAAATTGCCCGTCATTACCGCGACCGCCTGCGTATTACCAGCACTGTCGGCGCAGAACCTGCGCGGATTACTTTTGGGGTCAGCCGCAGCCAATTGGAGCTGTATTCGATCCTCGACAAGGCGTTGCTGAGCATTTCACCCGAAGAAATGGACGAGCTGACCAATCATTGGCGCAGCGAGATCATCATCGAAGACAGTTATTGGATACGTCATCGCAACGTCATCATCCGAGGGTTTGGCTTGGCTGCGTTGCTGCTGTTGATCACCCTCGGCTGGGTGTTCTACCTGCGCAACCTGATTCGCAAGCGCGCCCAGGCCGAGCGCGCCTTGAGCGACCAGATGCGGTTTATGAGCGTGCTGATCGACGGTACGCCCCACCCGATTTACGTGCGCGATCGCCAAGGCCGGTTGATGGCTTGCAATAACGCTTACCTGGATGTGTTCAGCTACAAGCTCGAAGACGTGATCGGCAGGACCGTGGTGGAGACCGATACCGGCAACCCTCCCCAGGCCGAGTCGTTCCATACCGATTACTTGCGCTTGATGGAGCAGGGCGAGCCGCAGATCCTTGATCGC
The genomic region above belongs to Pseudomonas sp. S35 and contains:
- a CDS encoding transporter substrate-binding domain-containing protein, with amino-acid sequence MTTSRLMTLTAILLMGLLPAVVMALDEPHNLKLLGHSALENPSLALDEADWQWLRERRVLAMGVSKPDYAPFDLSNNNHEFEGITADYAALIGQALNIVIEVRRYDTRDDVIAALKAGTVDFVGSANGYEAADPQLVLSRSYANDQPALVTRVGDSHALSSDLSGKRVAMLYHYMQPDVVRAFYPHAQLLLFASTFEAIGAVAFGQADVYLGDAISTRYLINKNHLNNVRMADFSALEVNPFGFAFTKDNTRLLRIINTALAAVPANQQMDILRRWSAGSSGFLEADRLRLSGREQRWLEKHPRVKVAVLDKFVPLSFFNEQRQFEGLSAEVLSRISLRTGLKFDIEQDSSLPRQIDNANVGLVDMMAVVTPSAERSDKIRFTRPYLSNPYVLVVRADDERVVTPENLSGKRLALIRGDSLAAQISRDYPDIRFVDVVNPEQAMELVANGNVDAAAVLLISARYKIARHYRDRLRITSTVGAEPARITFGVSRSQLELYSILDKALLSISPEEMDELTNHWRSEIIIEDSYWIRHRNVIIRGFGLAALLLLITLGWVFYLRNLIRKRAQAERALSDQMRFMSVLIDGTPHPIYVRDRQGRLMACNNAYLDVFSYKLEDVIGRTVVETDTGNPPQAESFHTDYLRLMEQGEPQILDRLLKVPNGDVLTIYQWMLPYRDGDEKVVGMIAGWVDVSERQRLLGQLQEAKEEADAANRAKTTFLATMSHEIRTPMNAVIGMIELALKNAEQGRADRDALEVASVASRGMLELIGDILDIARIESGHLSLSLEPANLKELLVSVARVFEGLARDKGLALHVEIDPLIDRPVLIDPLRFKQVVSNLLGNAIKFTVTGEVRLGAQGVLAFAGEHLHLRLWVQDTGIGISAQDQQRLFNPFIQGSNNEQSSRSGSGLGLVISRNLCQMMGGQLHLSSTLGQGTRVDVTLALALTAAVPASSPVPQIPPARALSILVVDDYPANRLLLARQLGFLGHSIVAAEDGIQGFALWQAGQFDGVITDCNMPLKDGYALARDIRAQERQHGLKPCLLLGFTANAQPEETERCRQAGMDGCLFKPTGLEDLRAVLASRTADVQVQIEGAAFDLSSLITLTEGDKAALEELLMPLLTSLADDRALLPELASQAKFSKLYDLAHRVKGGARMVKAQALTNGCETLEGVCERQDGDALGATVEALGAAIDDLHHSLARYCNQA